The following are encoded in a window of Suncus etruscus isolate mSunEtr1 chromosome 16, mSunEtr1.pri.cur, whole genome shotgun sequence genomic DNA:
- the CRACD gene encoding capping protein-inhibiting regulator of actin dynamics isoform X1 translates to MGTRAFSHDSIFIPDGGAESEQTVQAMSQENILGKVKTLQRQLGKNIKFGQPPPQAVSMKKADSGEATIDEDLFSPMEIVTHQDVILSDPENQPTDTSGFLNPPNQPAVRSEMEEKATPVKPSRPKRHFSSAGTIESVNLDAIPRAIARLDNSAARHKLSVKPKNQRVSRRHRRITGDPLGEHSGLLYPLSLDQNGHAGEDKLAWHEEEPEPLDSEDKRHNEEYWRELEAKCKRQKAEAAEKRRLEEQRLQALEQRLWEENRRQELLEEGREIIPEDDEQESPLEEILRGEGPGGPGQERKEHQEDRLLEEKHVKERSQQQPVLEAQSRQETEKQRQEEEERELHEFRRLEERKREDEKHQLEEKRRQMEEERMKELRRQEEEERRKELRRQEEERMRELRKQEEEERIKELRRQEEEERMKELRRQEERMKELKRQEEEEKMKELKRQEEEARIKELRRQEEDKMKELRRQEEEKMKELKRQEEEEEKKLKELRRQEEEERMKELKRQEEEERMKELRRQEEEEKMKELKRQEEEEKMKELKRQEEEKVKELRRREEEEAQKRREMLRKQAEMETQRRQEAEKKVLEAERPLELANRKGQRRALQKAFAEKTDGTPQPELQEDAEEVSSGEKPLEVPQGDKQQGKREGTKVQCPQKVEAPEEQTLAPVDRRGEELRWREVDERQSMPRSYTFQVASGGKHILFPKVNLSPVTPLKETGLASAPPQEPKALKASPAPHSLPSALSVPHTAILVTGAQLCGPAVNLSQIKDTACRSLLGLSEEKKQVEVPPEQPARAPGDPRVSSGRSRPPHEPPSSETAALAEWVSIRSRILKNAESDKEPTGPEGGGEEQSPGVRSDPSRNSDVRKAPSIGAKFSIKPAWQKFSDGGIESPRQTMDGESSRKRAAPTYGEGAAHQLSAADAQEPAKASEKPGAPREPADTTEGCKFAKDLPSFLVPGLPSPPLQTMHKATAQVESMSSTDHEIHGGRKSDPTVASGEEKASPFGIKLRRTNYSLRFHSDQQAEQKKKKRHSSTGEGGGTTGGGEKETAPQPGPALLPQDPKPAPSSSAESGSGHSAPATQLGPPPANSHIQTPEHKATHKMPMAQKPALAPKPTSQTPPPSPLSKLSRPYLVELLSRRPGKPDAEPSELSKEPATRAPQPPSPLPQPQEEEQLGPERKPSWSSLPASLGEKLSQSPETERREKPVLQSRHSLDGSKLAEKGEPAQPLWITLALRKQKGFREQQATREERKQAREAKQAEKFSKDSVSISRTGSLHKPAIQHEAQKPEEQKPDSAVSRLERREHLKKANTLPTSVTVEISDSAAPAPLVKEVTKRLSSPDAAPVSTEPAWLALAKRKAKAWSDCPQIIK, encoded by the exons GCCACTCCAGTGAAACCATCTCGGCCCAAAAGGCACTTCTCTTCTGCTGGCACCATTGAAAGTGTCAACCTAGATGCCATTCCCCGCGCCATAGCACGTTTGGACAATAGTGCCGCCAGACACAAATTGTCTGTGAAGCCAAAAAACCAGAGGGTGTCTAGGAGGCACCGGCGAATCACCGGG GACCCGCTTGGAGAACACAGTGGCCTTCTATACCCGCTGTCCCTGGACCAGAATGGACATGCAGGAGAAGACAAGCTAGCCTGGCATGAAGAGGAGCCAGAGCCGCTGGATTCTGAGGACAAAAGACACAATGAGGAATATTGGCGGGAACTGGAAGCCAAATGCAAACGGCAGAAGGCTGAAGCTGCCGAGAAGAGACGTCTTGAAGAGCAGAGGCTCCAGGCCCTAGAACAGAGGCTGTGGGAGGAGAACAGGCGGCAAGAACTcctggaggagggaagggagatcATACCTGAGGACGATGAGCAGGAGTCACCTTTGGAGGAGATTCTGAGAGGGGAAGGGCCTGGTGGTCCAGGCCAAGAAAGGAAGGAGCATCAGGAAGACAGGCTCCTGGAGGAGAAGCATGTGAAAGAGAGAAGCCAACAGCAGCCAGTGCTGGAGGCACAGAGCAGACAGGAGACTGAGAAGCAGaggcaggaagaggaggagagagagttgCATGAGTTCAGGAGactggaggagagaaagagggaggatgaAAAGCATCAgctggaagagaagaggaggcaaATGGAGGAAGAGAGGATGAAGGAACTCAGGAgacaagaggaggaagagaggaggaaggaactCAGGAGACAAGAGGAGGAGAGAATGAGGGAGCTCAGGaaacaggaagaggaagagagaatcaAGGAGCTCAGGagacaggaagaggaagagagaatgaaGGAGCTCAGGAGACAGGAGGAGAGAATGAAAGAACTCAAGaggcaggaagaggaggagaagatgaaggagCTCAAGAGGCAAGAAGAGGAAGCGAGGATAAAAGAACTCAGGAGGCAGGAAGAGGACAAGATGAAGGAACTCAGGAGAcaagaggaggagaagatgaaagAACTCAAGAggcaagaggaggaggaggaaaagaagttgAAGGAGCTCAGGAggcaagaggaggaagagagaatgaaGGAGCTCAAGagacaggaggaggaagagagaatgaaGGAGCTCAGgagacaggaggaggaggagaagatgaaagAACTCAAgaggcaggaggaggaagagaagatgaaGGAGCTCAAGaggcaggaggaggagaaggtgaaggAGCTCAGGAGACgggaggaggaagaggcacaAAAGAGAAGGGAAATGCTGAGGAAGCAGGCAGAAATGGAGACCCAGAGGCGACAGGAAGCAGAAAAGAAAGTTCTGGAAGCAGAGAGACCCCTGGAGCTGGCCAACCGAAAGGGCCAGAGGAGGGCACTTCAGAAGGCCTTTGCAGAGAAAACCGATGGCACCCCACAGCCTGAGCTGCAAGAAGATGCCGAGGAAGTCAGCAGCGGGGAGAAGCCCCTGGAAGTGCCACAGGGGGACAAACAACAGGGAAAGCGAGAAGGAACCAAGGTCCAATGTCCCCAGAAAGTGGAGGCTCCAGAGGAACAGACATTGGCTCCAGTCGACAGGAGGGGAGAGGAACTCAGGTGGCGGGAGGTAGACGAGAGGCAGAGCATGCCCAGGTCCTACACTTTCCAGGTGGCATCTGGGGGCAAACACATCCTCTTCCCTAAAGTCAATCTGAGCCCCGTGACACCCCTGAAAGAGACAGGACTGGCCTCGGCCCCACCCCAGGAGCCAAAGGCCCTCAAAGCCAGCCCAGCACCCCACAGCCTGCCCTCAGCCCTGAGCGTCCCCCATACGGCCATCCTGGTCACAGGCGCTCAGCTCTGCGGCCCAGCTGTCAACCTGAGTCAGATCAAGGACACGGCTTGCAGGTCCCTCCTGGGCTTGTCCGAAGAAAAGAAGCAGGTGGAGGTCCCTCCTGAGCAGCCAGCCCGGGCCCCGGGGGATCCCCGGGTGAGTAGTGGGAGATCCAGGCCACCCCATGAGCCACCCAGCAGTGAGACTGCAGCACTGGCGGAGTGGGTTTCCATTCGTTCCAGAATCCTGAAGAATGCTGAGAGTGACAAGGAGCCGACAGGGCCAGAGGGTGGAGGTGAGGAGCAAAGTCCTGGGGTACGGAGTGATCCCTCCCGCAACAGCGACGTCCGGAAGGCCCCGTCCATTGGTGCAAAGTTCTCCATTAAGCCTGCATGGCAGAAGTTCTCGGATGGTGGCATAGAAAGTCCCCGGCAGACCATGGATGGAGAGAGCAGCAGAAAGCGGGCTGCCCCAACATATGGTGAGGGGGCAGCCCACCAGCTCTCTGCTGCTGATGCCCAGGAGCCTGCAAAGGCCTCAGAGAAACCAGGGGCTCCACGGGAGCCAGCAGATACCACAGAGGGGTGCAAATTTGCCAAAGATCTGCCATCTTTCCTTGTCCCAGGCCTGCCTTCCCCACCACTGCAAACGATGCACAAAGCCACGGCCCAGGTTGAGTCCATGAGCTCAACCGACCATGAAATCCACGGTGGCCGAAAGTCAGACCCTACTGTGGCCAGTGGGGAGGAAAAGGCTTCACCATTCGGGATCAAACTGAGAAGGACCAACTACTCCTTGCGCTTCCACTCTGACCAGCAGGcagagcagaagaagaagaagaggcacAGTAGCACAGGAGAAGGTGGTGGGACCACTGGtggtggagagaaagagacagcacCCCAACCTGGCCCTGCCCTCCTGCCCCAGGACCCCAAGCCAGCCCCGTCCTCCTCTGCTGAAAGTGGTTCCGGCCACTCTGCCCCTGCAACCCAGCTCGGACCCCCACCAGCCAACAGTCACATCCAGACTCCCGAGCAcaaggccacccacaaaatgcCAATGGCTCAGAAGCCAGCCCTGGCGCCCAAGCCCACCAGCCAGACCCCACCTCCCTCCCCGCTCTCCAAATTGAGCAGACCCTACTTAGTAGAGCTGTTGTCCCGACGTCCAGGGAAGCCCGATGCAGAGCCCAGCGAGCTAAGCAAGGAACCAGCAACCAGGGCCCCCCAGCCACCCTCTCCACTGCCGCAGCCACAGGAGGAGGAGCAGCTGGGCCCTGAGAGGAAACCCAGCTGGTCATCGCTTCCTGCCAGCCTAGGAGAGAAGCTGTCACAAAGCCCCGAGACTGAGAGAAGAG AGAAGCCAGTGCTTCAGAGCAGACACTCTTTAGATGGCTCCAAACTTGCAGAGAAGGGAGAACCAGCGCAGCCACTATGGATCACATTGGCTCTGCGGAAACAGAAGGGCTTCCGGGAGCAGCAGGCCACCAGAGAGGAGAGGAAGCAAGCACGGGAGGCCAAACAGGCGGAAAAATTCTCCAAAGACAGC GTGAGCATCAGCAGAACTGGGTCCCTGCACAAGCCTGCCATTCAACATGAAGCACAGAAACCTGAGGAGCAGAAACCCGACAGCGCAGTGTCCAGGCTGGAGCGCAGAGAACACCTGAAGAAAGCCAACACCCTTCCCACATCTGTGACAG TTGAGATCTCCGATTCGGCTGCCCCAGCACCACTGGTGAAAGAAGTGACCAAGAGGCTTTCCAGCCCAGATGCGGCCCCTGTATCCACAGAACCCGCCTGGCTGGCACTGGCCAAAAGGAAAGCCAAGGCCTGGAGCGACTGCCCACAGATTATTAAGTAG
- the CRACD gene encoding capping protein-inhibiting regulator of actin dynamics isoform X3 has protein sequence MGTRAFSHDSIFIPDGGAESEQTVQAMSQENILGKVKTLQRQLGKNIKFGQPPPQAVSMKKADSGEATIDEDLFSPMEIVTHQDVILSDPENQPTDTSGFLNPPNQPAVRSEMEEKATPVKPSRPKRHFSSAGTIESVNLDAIPRAIARLDNSAARHKLSVKPKNQRVSRRHRRITGDPLGEHSGLLYPLSLDQNGHAGEDKLAWHEEEPEPLDSEDKRHNEEYWRELEAKCKRQKAEAAEKRRLEEQRLQALEQRLWEENRRQELLEEGREIIPEDDEQESPLEEILRGEGPGGPGQERKEHQEDRLLEEKHVKERSQQQPVLEAQSRQETEKQRQEEEERELHEFRRLEERKREDEKHQLEEKRRQMEEERMKELRRQEEEERRKELRRQEEERMRELRKQEEEERIKELRRQEEEERMKELRRQEERMKELKRQEEEEKMKELKRQEEEARIKELRRQEEDKMKELRRQEEEKMKELKRQEEEEEKKLKELRRQEEEERMKELKRQEEEERMKELRRQEEEEKMKELKRQEEEKVKELRRREEEEAQKRREMLRKQAEMETQRRQEAEKKVLEAERPLELANRKGQRRALQKAFAEKTDGTPQPELQEDAEEVSSGEKPLEVPQGDKQQGKREGTKVQCPQKVEAPEEQTLAPVDRRGEELRWREVDERQSMPRSYTFQVASGGKHILFPKVNLSPVTPLKETGLASAPPQEPKALKASPAPHSLPSALSVPHTAILVTGAQLCGPAVNLSQIKDTACRSLLGLSEEKKQVEVPPEQPARAPGDPRVSSGRSRPPHEPPSSETAALAEWVSIRSRILKNAESDKEPTGPEGGGEEQSPGVRSDPSRNSDVRKAPSIGAKFSIKPAWQKFSDGGIESPRQTMDGESSRKRAAPTYGEGAAHQLSAADAQEPAKASEKPGAPREPADTTEGCKFAKDLPSFLVPGLPSPPLQTMHKATAQVESMSSTDHEIHGGRKSDPTVASGEEKASPFGIKLRRTNYSLRFHSDQQAEQKKKKRHSSTGEGGGTTGGGEKETAPQPGPALLPQDPKPAPSSSAESGSGHSAPATQLGPPPANSHIQTPEHKATHKMPMAQKPALAPKPTSQTPPPSPLSKLSRPYLVELLSRRPGKPDAEPSELSKEPATRAPQPPSPLPQPQEEEQLGPERKPSWSSLPASLGEKLSQSPETERREKPVLQSRHSLDGSKLAEKGEPAQPLWITLALRKQKGFREQQATREERKQAREAKQAEKFSKDSVSISRTGSLHKPAIQHEAQKPEEQKPDSAVSRLERREHLKKANTLPTSVTVEISDSAAPAPLVKEVTKRLSSPDAAPVSTEPAWLALAKRKAKAWSDCPQIIK, from the exons GCCACTCCAGTGAAACCATCTCGGCCCAAAAGGCACTTCTCTTCTGCTGGCACCATTGAAAGTGTCAACCTAGATGCCATTCCCCGCGCCATAGCACGTTTGGACAATAGTGCCGCCAGACACAAATTGTCTGTGAAGCCAAAAAACCAGAGGGTGTCTAGGAGGCACCGGCGAATCACCGGG GACCCGCTTGGAGAACACAGTGGCCTTCTATACCCGCTGTCCCTGGACCAGAATGGACATGCAGGAGAAGACAAGCTAGCCTGGCATGAAGAGGAGCCAGAGCCGCTGGATTCTGAGGACAAAAGACACAATGAGGAATATTGGCGGGAACTGGAAGCCAAATGCAAACGGCAGAAGGCTGAAGCTGCCGAGAAGAGACGTCTTGAAGAGCAGAGGCTCCAGGCCCTAGAACAGAGGCTGTGGGAGGAGAACAGGCGGCAAGAACTcctggaggagggaagggagatcATACCTGAGGACGATGAGCAGGAGTCACCTTTGGAGGAGATTCTGAGAGGGGAAGGGCCTGGTGGTCCAGGCCAAGAAAGGAAGGAGCATCAGGAAGACAGGCTCCTGGAGGAGAAGCATGTGAAAGAGAGAAGCCAACAGCAGCCAGTGCTGGAGGCACAGAGCAGACAGGAGACTGAGAAGCAGaggcaggaagaggaggagagagagttgCATGAGTTCAGGAGactggaggagagaaagagggaggatgaAAAGCATCAgctggaagagaagaggaggcaaATGGAGGAAGAGAGGATGAAGGAACTCAGGAgacaagaggaggaagagaggaggaaggaactCAGGAGACAAGAGGAGGAGAGAATGAGGGAGCTCAGGaaacaggaagaggaagagagaatcaAGGAGCTCAGGagacaggaagaggaagagagaatgaaGGAGCTCAGGAGACAGGAGGAGAGAATGAAAGAACTCAAGaggcaggaagaggaggagaagatgaaggagCTCAAGAGGCAAGAAGAGGAAGCGAGGATAAAAGAACTCAGGAGGCAGGAAGAGGACAAGATGAAGGAACTCAGGAGAcaagaggaggagaagatgaaagAACTCAAGAggcaagaggaggaggaggaaaagaagttgAAGGAGCTCAGGAggcaagaggaggaagagagaatgaaGGAGCTCAAGagacaggaggaggaagagagaatgaaGGAGCTCAGgagacaggaggaggaggagaagatgaaagAACTCAAgag gcaggaggaggagaaggtgaaggAGCTCAGGAGACgggaggaggaagaggcacaAAAGAGAAGGGAAATGCTGAGGAAGCAGGCAGAAATGGAGACCCAGAGGCGACAGGAAGCAGAAAAGAAAGTTCTGGAAGCAGAGAGACCCCTGGAGCTGGCCAACCGAAAGGGCCAGAGGAGGGCACTTCAGAAGGCCTTTGCAGAGAAAACCGATGGCACCCCACAGCCTGAGCTGCAAGAAGATGCCGAGGAAGTCAGCAGCGGGGAGAAGCCCCTGGAAGTGCCACAGGGGGACAAACAACAGGGAAAGCGAGAAGGAACCAAGGTCCAATGTCCCCAGAAAGTGGAGGCTCCAGAGGAACAGACATTGGCTCCAGTCGACAGGAGGGGAGAGGAACTCAGGTGGCGGGAGGTAGACGAGAGGCAGAGCATGCCCAGGTCCTACACTTTCCAGGTGGCATCTGGGGGCAAACACATCCTCTTCCCTAAAGTCAATCTGAGCCCCGTGACACCCCTGAAAGAGACAGGACTGGCCTCGGCCCCACCCCAGGAGCCAAAGGCCCTCAAAGCCAGCCCAGCACCCCACAGCCTGCCCTCAGCCCTGAGCGTCCCCCATACGGCCATCCTGGTCACAGGCGCTCAGCTCTGCGGCCCAGCTGTCAACCTGAGTCAGATCAAGGACACGGCTTGCAGGTCCCTCCTGGGCTTGTCCGAAGAAAAGAAGCAGGTGGAGGTCCCTCCTGAGCAGCCAGCCCGGGCCCCGGGGGATCCCCGGGTGAGTAGTGGGAGATCCAGGCCACCCCATGAGCCACCCAGCAGTGAGACTGCAGCACTGGCGGAGTGGGTTTCCATTCGTTCCAGAATCCTGAAGAATGCTGAGAGTGACAAGGAGCCGACAGGGCCAGAGGGTGGAGGTGAGGAGCAAAGTCCTGGGGTACGGAGTGATCCCTCCCGCAACAGCGACGTCCGGAAGGCCCCGTCCATTGGTGCAAAGTTCTCCATTAAGCCTGCATGGCAGAAGTTCTCGGATGGTGGCATAGAAAGTCCCCGGCAGACCATGGATGGAGAGAGCAGCAGAAAGCGGGCTGCCCCAACATATGGTGAGGGGGCAGCCCACCAGCTCTCTGCTGCTGATGCCCAGGAGCCTGCAAAGGCCTCAGAGAAACCAGGGGCTCCACGGGAGCCAGCAGATACCACAGAGGGGTGCAAATTTGCCAAAGATCTGCCATCTTTCCTTGTCCCAGGCCTGCCTTCCCCACCACTGCAAACGATGCACAAAGCCACGGCCCAGGTTGAGTCCATGAGCTCAACCGACCATGAAATCCACGGTGGCCGAAAGTCAGACCCTACTGTGGCCAGTGGGGAGGAAAAGGCTTCACCATTCGGGATCAAACTGAGAAGGACCAACTACTCCTTGCGCTTCCACTCTGACCAGCAGGcagagcagaagaagaagaagaggcacAGTAGCACAGGAGAAGGTGGTGGGACCACTGGtggtggagagaaagagacagcacCCCAACCTGGCCCTGCCCTCCTGCCCCAGGACCCCAAGCCAGCCCCGTCCTCCTCTGCTGAAAGTGGTTCCGGCCACTCTGCCCCTGCAACCCAGCTCGGACCCCCACCAGCCAACAGTCACATCCAGACTCCCGAGCAcaaggccacccacaaaatgcCAATGGCTCAGAAGCCAGCCCTGGCGCCCAAGCCCACCAGCCAGACCCCACCTCCCTCCCCGCTCTCCAAATTGAGCAGACCCTACTTAGTAGAGCTGTTGTCCCGACGTCCAGGGAAGCCCGATGCAGAGCCCAGCGAGCTAAGCAAGGAACCAGCAACCAGGGCCCCCCAGCCACCCTCTCCACTGCCGCAGCCACAGGAGGAGGAGCAGCTGGGCCCTGAGAGGAAACCCAGCTGGTCATCGCTTCCTGCCAGCCTAGGAGAGAAGCTGTCACAAAGCCCCGAGACTGAGAGAAGAG AGAAGCCAGTGCTTCAGAGCAGACACTCTTTAGATGGCTCCAAACTTGCAGAGAAGGGAGAACCAGCGCAGCCACTATGGATCACATTGGCTCTGCGGAAACAGAAGGGCTTCCGGGAGCAGCAGGCCACCAGAGAGGAGAGGAAGCAAGCACGGGAGGCCAAACAGGCGGAAAAATTCTCCAAAGACAGC GTGAGCATCAGCAGAACTGGGTCCCTGCACAAGCCTGCCATTCAACATGAAGCACAGAAACCTGAGGAGCAGAAACCCGACAGCGCAGTGTCCAGGCTGGAGCGCAGAGAACACCTGAAGAAAGCCAACACCCTTCCCACATCTGTGACAG TTGAGATCTCCGATTCGGCTGCCCCAGCACCACTGGTGAAAGAAGTGACCAAGAGGCTTTCCAGCCCAGATGCGGCCCCTGTATCCACAGAACCCGCCTGGCTGGCACTGGCCAAAAGGAAAGCCAAGGCCTGGAGCGACTGCCCACAGATTATTAAGTAG